The Vigna unguiculata cultivar IT97K-499-35 chromosome 6, ASM411807v1, whole genome shotgun sequence genome contains a region encoding:
- the LOC114188677 gene encoding molybdopterin synthase catalytic subunit — translation MAAEDDKNLIEILENLNPVDVAKYMNFVSAPQAGAIATFAGTTRDTFEGKTVLELRYEAYVPMAIRCINLICSSARASWNLHSIAVAHRIGTVPVGETSVFIAVSSVHRADALEACRFLIDEIKAKVPIWKKEVYSNGEVWKENSEFLERRSELGNNDAGCCGKKVVIKEQTKKACCGTKVRVDDQANEASHEKNIGGDGR, via the exons ACCTGAATCCAGTAGATGTTGCTAAATACATGAATTTTGTTAGTGCTCCACAAGCTGGTGCTATAGCAACATTTGCTGGCACAACTCGCGACACTTTTGAAGGGAAAACAGTCTTGGAGTTGAGATATGAAGCTTATGTTCCAATGGCAATACGTTGTATTAACTTGATCTGTTCATCTGCTAGAGCATCCTGGAACCTACATTCCATTGCTGTTGCTCATCGTATAGGAACAGTGCCTGTGGGTGAAACAAGTGTCTTCATAGCTGTCTCATCTGTCCACAGGGCAGATGCACTGGAGGCATGTAGATTTttgatagatgagataaaagcCAAAGTTCCTATTTGGAAAAAAGAGGTCTATTCAAATGGGGAGGTTTGGAAGGAGAACAGTGAGTTCCTAGAGAGGAGGTCCGAACTTGGTAACAATGATGCAGGTTGCTGCGGGAAAAAGGTAGTAATTAAAGAGCAGACCAAAAAGGCTTGCTGTGGGACTAAGGTTCGGGTTGATGATCAAG CTAATGAGGCgtcacatgaaaaaaatataggaGGAGATGGAAGATAA